A stretch of the Perca fluviatilis chromosome 17, GENO_Pfluv_1.0, whole genome shotgun sequence genome encodes the following:
- the nup214 gene encoding nuclear pore complex protein Nup214 isoform X3, with product MSDDTDSPPDREMKDFQFRQMKKTRVFDPAEDLPRERTSLLTISNKFGLTFVGLHKTFKVYLTQDILSDKFDGNTNEIVEGTPALAEVNVDLALHHLALSCDELTLSVCGMTEEAGLSFTFYDVRTFMNKTRPQKLPFASLLPAVPPGSLVQDLKWNPVQASMLAVCLSDGRMMILDVTDSVKVQAELPASSGITCLCWSPKGKQVAAGKMNSAVSQYTPALEEKKVIPCPNFYTSDEPVKVLDVLWLRTFVFAVVYAAADGSLETPPELVLISLPLCSPHGHNNKKKDEKVDIKYLNFSELVYGSCTERQHHYFLSHIEDWDLVFAASAVSIEVSVIAAREDKIWELWILEDASRAELPVTETNEDTLPLGLAIDYTSQQEIYITDEKTLPPAPTMLMLSTEGLLCPFALLNVNPGVKQLVSAPTALALDGERQPKPGSLAAQPPKIAASFPSVPATFTNFSLTSAAASTPSAPAAASSAAPFSMVPTAPVSSASSSFSFSVPTTCSTSAPAFSLEVSTPFGSGSSGFSFASKPPSDTPSAPSAFSFTPSIKPSAVAAPIPALTPQNIATASQPTVKLNLNERFSALETPAPQSFSFNPLLPKTVASSSSSLTAPPLSATKQPAVLTPVRPVQTSTPPTVVQKPAPAAQGRLQTPQAAVSVKALEKQLQQKKDSDPIMAGILEEIAHFQKELDDLKARSTRADFKVGTNEEMKELRKESEDLHIFTLEIKETTESLHGDIGTLKTTLLEGFAGAEEAKAQSELSRDRNYRQLLYKKPLDPRSEEQLKEIRRLYQYVMFAVEDVNDVLDVEWEKHLEKKKKQKHMVVPGREGLFTTLANNLYIINQQKNRLDQFIKQLTSLRLYNNTTTPTIHCSSATATTAGLESELESLRDALLKARLDTSPPKTKPKSPVKISPVKQSQLRNFLSKGQMPPVRSTAPANLSRSAFLSPKYYEDLDDVSSTSSLSLEPHPADLEEEEELQPEPLPLTVIPPALSTPRHPTVVRTPSILPGFGAIQSTPLTKMNSVQGMGFGLSPIASPVPTNKINLSGAESTALATKTVKHGAPPTERSIPVTIPAQQAAANAAVRRQMANQKTAVVSTSLTESTLKTVPQVVNVQELKDKGPPMPVSNIISSSVPDPAAPVFATVCSNQAKRNPNQGMQKMSAESTTTPQTSFVFGQSSKPDVSVAPASSAEQNTSKGFSFASGSTGFSFASVTQGVGISQVKDLNKFSFGGNGKMMFGQTGEEPFSLTPKSTSPALGTGSPTLPPYPSGDKPASTTTASRIEPPPLKTIGGETLGCFSGLRVGHGEEAKDSATKPAVGSFTSGETGLGMGKGAAQFSFVAGPQKSADDSTGTDLSKGTASGSLFKPPEPNPKPAFSVTQSSSTASASPTSFGSLLAASSDTSEEPKVSPQPSEPTPPPDKEPSTGPAVVSALVVPEPAADAAVTETTAAAVTAPTPPLPLATTAPTPDPPSSITAPTVAIPPTTASAAATVDANPDSSTTTTTAPLPTSAAAVAPVSQVAPPAFQVPSSDKPGSIFTQPAPTITDSSSLGLTPVISTVAAAATTTTPAAVNSTTTTDASVVFGQPAAPPASSAPPPPASTGFGSTAFGTSTGTVFGKSVFGQVSGFGQPASNPETSGGFSFGQSAFGASSNSATTGGGLFGAATATNASSFSFGTSSANTASSTGSGLFGQTTTPAFGQSSGFGQASVFGSNTTTSSSTGFSFGQPSAFGCSSATPVFGQQASSGSVFGQQQPSSGGTLFGSNSANTAGSAAGGGFFSGLGGKPSEDAANKNPFGTNVSTGGFGQPAQTGANTLFGNSGAKTFGFGQSSFGEQKPSGTFSTGAGSVASQGFGSFSSPAKSGGFGSAPVFGSPPSFGSTQAFGSAAAFGSSPSFPNNMVPSAGKVFGEGTAAANMGGFGFASPPSGPSFGALANQSAPSFGGLAQQGSGFGSQPSSFSGFGQQPQAGGFSGNTFGSANHQRTS from the exons ATGAGTGACGACACAGACTCCCCTCCTGATAGGGAGATGAAG gacTTTCAGTTTCGTCAGATGAAGAAAACAAGAGTCTTTGACCCTGCTGAAGATTTGCCCAGAGAAAGAACTAGTCTGCTTACCATCTCAAACAAATTTGGTTTAACTTTTGTCGGACTCCACAAAACATTCAAAGTTTACCTAACTCAAGACATTCTGTCTGATAAATTTGACGGTAACACCAACGAAATAG TCGAGGGTACACCAGCATTGGCGGAGGTTAATGTGGATCTGGCTCTGCACCACTTGGCTCTCAGTTGTGATGAACTTACTTTATCAGTATGTGGCATGACTGAGGAGGCGGGATTGTCCTTCACATTCTATGATGTCCGCACCTTTATGAACAAG ACAAGACCACAGAAGCTACCTTTTGCATCACTGCTGCCAGCAGTACCCCCTGGCAGTTTAGTGCAAGACCTGAAGTGGAATCCTGTGCAGGCATCCATgttggctgtctgtctgtctgacggCCGTATGATGATTTTGGATGTTACTGACAGTGTCAAAGTGCAGGCCGAGCTACCTGCTTCAAGCGGCATCACGTGTC TTTGCTGGAGTCCAAAAGGAAAACAAGTCGCTGCAGGAAAAATGAATTCCGCAGTCAGTCAGTATACACCA GCACtagaagaaaagaaagttaTCCCATGTCCGAACTTCTACACCTCTGACGAACCTGTCAAAG TTCTGGATGTGCTGTGGCTGAGAACCTTTGTGTTTGCAGTGGTATATGCTGCTGCAGATGGCTCCCTTGAGACCCCTCCTGAGCTAGTGTTGATCTCCCTTCCT ctatgTTCTCCACATGGCCACAACAACAAG aAGAAGGATGAGAAGGTGGACATAAAGTATTTGAACTTTAGTGAATTAGTGTACGGAAGCTGCACTGAGCGACAACACCACTACTTTCTTAGCCATATAGAGGACTG GGACCTTGTGTTTGCGGCATCAGCAGTTTCCATTGAAGTCAGCGTCATAGCCGCCAGAGAGGACAAG ATCTGGGAGCTTTGGATCCTGGAAGATGCAAGTAGGGCTGAGCTTCCAGTGACTGAGACAAATGAAGACACGCTGCCCCTTGGCTTAGCCATAGACTACACCAGCCAGCAGGAGATCTACATCA ctgatgaGAAGACCTTGCCCCCAGCGCCCACAATGCTGATGCTCTCCACAGAGGGATTACTCTGCCCATTTGCTCTGCTCAACGTTAATCCTGGGGTTAAGCAACTGGTCTCAGCCCCCACTGCCCTCGCCTTGGATGGGGAGAGACAACCCAAGCCAG gTTCTCTGGCAGCCCAACCACCCAAAATTGCTGCCTCCTTCCCATCTGTCCCAGCAACATTCACAAACTTTAGTCTTACTTCAGCGGCTGCTTCTACTCCTTCAGCCCCTGCTGCAGCTTCCTCTGCTGCCCCGTTCAGCATGGTTCCCACAGCTCCTGTTTCATCGGCATCATCAAGCTTCAGTTTCTCAGTGCCAACTACGTGCTCCACCTCTGCACCAGCTTTCTCCCTGGAGGTATCCACACCTTTTGGCTCAGGGTCCTCAGGCTTCTCCTTTGCCTCCAAACCTCCCTCTGACACTCCCTCAGCACCTTCAGCGTTTTCTTTCACCCCTTCCATCAAACCATCAGCAGTGGCAGCTCCAATTCCAGCTCTAACACCCCAGAACATTGCTACTGCCTCTCAACCAACAGTGAAACTTAATCTAAATGAGAG GTTTTCAGCACTGGAGACACCAGCACCACAATCTTTTTCGTTTAATCCCTTGCTGCCCAAAACAGTTGCCTCCAGTTCCAGTAGTTTGACCGCCCCTCCACTCTCAGCCACTAAGCAACCTGCTGTGTTGA CTCCAGTGCGTCCAGTTCAAACCAGCACACCACCCACAGTCGTCCAGAAACCTGCACCTGCTGCCCAGGGCCGTCTCCAAACTCCACAG GCAGCTGTTAGTGTGAAGGCCCTGGAGAAACAGCTACAGCAAAAGAAAGACTCTGATCCCATTATGGCTGGTATATTAGAGGAG ATTGCACACTTCCAGAAGGAGTTAGATGACCTTAAGGCACGAAGCACAAGAGCTGACTTCAAGGTTGGCACAAATGAGGAGATGAAGGAGTTGAGGAAGGAGTCAGAGGACCTCCATATTTTCACCTTGGAGATCAAGGAAACAACAGAG TCTCTCCATGGGGACATTGGTACACTGAAGACCACCTTACTGGAGGGCTTTGCTGGGGCAGAAGAAGCCAAGGCTCAGAGTGAGCTGAGCAGAGACAGAAATTACAGACAGCTACTGTACAAAAAACCTCTGGACCCCCGCAGCGAGGAACAGCTCAAG GAGATTCGCAGGCTTTACCAGTATGTAATGTTTGCTGTGGAAGATGTAAATGACGTACTGGATGTGGAATGGGAGAAACAcctggagaagaagaaaaagcagaA ACACATGGTCGTGCCAGGGCGTGAGGGACTATTTACTACACTGGCCAACAACCTGTACATTATCAACCAGCAGAAGAACAGATTGGACCAGTTTATTAAGCAACTCACTTCACTGCGCCTCTACAACAACACTACCACTCCAACTATACACTGCAGTTCTGCTACAGCAACAACTGCTGG CTTGGAAAGCGAGCTGGAGAGTTTAAGGGATGCACTCCTGAAAGCCAGACTGGACACCTCCCCTCCTAAGACCAAACCCAAATCTCCAG TCAAGATATCGCCAGTGAAACAGTCCCAGCTGCGTAACTTTCTCTCAAAGGGGCAGATGCCTCCTGTCCGCTCAACTGCACCAG CCAACCTGTCTCGCTCAGCCTTCCTTTCACCTAAATACTACGAGGACTTGGATGATGTAAGCTCTACGTCCTCCCTGTCCCTGGAGCCTCACCCAGCTGacttggaggaggaggaggaactgCAGCCTGAACCCCTTCCCCTTACTGTCATTCCTCCAGCATTGTCCACCCCCCGCCACCCCACAGTCGTGAGGACCCCCTCTATCCTGCCAGGCTTCGGGGCCATTCAGTCCACCCCTTTAACAAAAATGAACTCAGTACAGGGTATGGGGTTTGGACTCAGCCCTATTGCCAGCCCTG TTCCAACCAATAAGATCAACCTCAGCGGGGCTGAAAGCACTGCTCTTGCCACAAAGACAGTAAAACATGGAGCCCCACCAACTGAGAGGAGCATCCCTGTCACCATCCCGGCCCAGCAAGCTGCAGCCAATGCCGCTGTACGCAGACAGATGGCCAATCAGAAGACAG CTGTCGTCAGTACTTCCTTGACAGAGTCCACTTTGAAGACTGTTCCTCAGGTGGTCAATGTCCAGGAGCTCAAGGACAAAGGGCCTCCAATGCCAGTTTCCAATATCATCAG CTCATCGGTACCAGATCCAGCAGCTCCGGTCTTTGCAACAGTTTGTTCCAACCAGGCCAAACGA AACCCTAACCAAGGTATGCAGAAGATGTCCGCTGAAAGTACAACCACCCCACAGACAAGCTTTGTATTTG GTCAATCATCCAAACCGGATGTTTCAGTGGCTCCAGCTAGCTCAGCAGAGCAAAACACCAGCAAAGGTTTCTCCTTCGCATCAGG GTCCACAGGCTTCAGTTTTGCTTCTGTTACGCAGGGAGTTGGAATCTCACAAG TGAAGGATTTGAATAAATTCTCCTTTGGTGGAAATGGCAAGATGATGTTTGGCCAGACTGGAGAAGAGCCATTCTCCCTCACCCCAAAgtccacctcccctgctcttggCACTGGGTCTCCCACCCTGCCTCCATACCCGTCAGGTGACAAACCCGCCTCTACCACAACTGCCTCCAGGATAGAACCTCCACCCCTTAAGACAATTGGAGGAGAAACTCTGGGCTGTTTCTCTGGACTACGTGTGGGCCATGGAGAAGAAGCGAAAGATTCAGCTACAAAACCAGCTGTTGGCTCATTCACCTCTGGAGAAACTGGACTTGGTATGGGCAAGGGAGCAGCACAGTTTAGCTTTGTTGCAGGTCCCCAAAAGTCTGCAGATGATTCTACAGGAACAGACTTGTCCAAGGGGACAGCGTCAGGCAGTTTGTTCAAGCCTCCTGAACCGAACCCCAAGCCGGCCTTCTCTGTTACCCAATCTAGCTCAACTGCCTCAGCTTCACCTACGTCTTTCGGTAGTCTTCTTGCAGCTTCTTCAGACACCTCAGAGGAACCAAAAGTTTCCCCACAGCCTTCAGAACCCACACCACCCCCTGATAAAGAACCTAGTACTGGACCAGCTGTAGTGAGCGCCCTTGTAGTACCTGAGCCCGCAGCGGATGCAGCCGTCACAGAAACAACAGCAGCCGCAGTTACAGCACCAACACCCCCACTTCCTTTGGCCACAACGGCCCCTACCCCAgaccctccctcctccatcacCGCACCAACTGTAGCAATCCCTCCAACTACAGCCAGTGCAGCTGCCACAGTAGATGCCAACCCAGACagcagcaccaccaccaccactgctCCTCTGCCTACTTCCGCTGCTGCTGTAGCTCCTGTCTCCCAGGTAGCTCCACCAGCGTTCCAGGTGCCCAGTTCTGACAAACCAGGTTCCATTTTTACTCAACCTGCCCCTACAATAACAGACAGCAGTTCCCTTGGACTTACACCTGTTATCAGCACAGTTGCTGCTGCAGCCACCACTACCACGCCTGCTGCTGTTAACAGTACAACTACTACTGATGCTAGCGTTGTGTTTGGGCAACCTGCTGCACCACCAGCTTCCTCGGCCCCTCCACCCCCAGCATCCACAGGATTTGGCTCAACGGCGTTTGGTACATCAACTGGAACTGTTTTTGGCAAATCTGTGTTTGGCCAGGTGAGTGGCTTTGGCCAGCCTGCCAGCAACCCTGAAACATCCGGTGGCTTTTCTTTTGGCCAATCAGCATTTGGAGCAAGTTCTAACAGCGCGACTACTGGAGGAGGTCTTTTTggtgctgctactgctaccaaTGCCAGTTCCTTCTCCTTTGGCACAAGCAGTGCCAACACCGCCAGCAGCACTGGCTCAGGGCTGTTTGGACAAACCACAACACCAGCATTTGGCCAGAGCTCTGGATTTGGCCAAGCGTCTGTGTTTGGGAGTAACACCACCACATCCTCATCTACAGGGTTCAGCTTTGGACAGCCCTCAG CTTTTGGCTGCTCTTCTGCCACCCCTGTGTTTGGCCAACAAGCGAGCAGCGGGAGTGTATTTGGACAG CAGCAGCCATCATCTGGTGGGACTCTGTTTGGCTCAAATTCAGCCAATACAGCAGGCTCAGCTGCTGGTGGAGGGTTCTTCTCTGGCCTTGGAGGCAAACCAAGCGAAGATGCTGCCAACAAGAACCCATTTGGCACCAATGTCTCCACCGGAGGGTTTGGGCAGCCTGCTCAGACAG GTGCCAACACTCTGTTTGGGAATAGCGGTGCCAAGACCTTTGGTTTTGGACAGTCGTCCTTTGGTGAGCAGAAACCTAGTGGGACCTTCAGCACCGGTGCAGGGAGTGTCGCATCCCAGGGATTTGGCTCCTTCTCTTCTCCAGCAAAATCAG GTGGTTTTGGCAGTGCTCCAGTGTTTGGGAGCCCCCCTTCCTTTGGTAGTACCCAAGCATTTGGTTCTGCAGCAGCATTTGGATCAAGTCCTTCCTTCCCCAACAACATGGTTCCCTCAGCTGGTAAAGTCTTTGGAGAGGGAACAGCAGCTGCCAACATGGGAGGATTTGG